A window of Roseiflexus castenholzii DSM 13941 genomic DNA:
ATTGAGGAACAAATCTTATGACATATCACAATGGCAACAATGGACACCACGACCATGCGCTCGCAGACGTGGACGAGCGCGAATACGAAACCCTGATCATCCAGGGACGCGGCAAACTTGAAGGAATGAGTTATCATTCCGACGCAGCGATTGAAGACGCCGTGCGAGTCATTCTGAAGCAGATCGGCGAAAATCCTGAACGTGAGGGGTTGCAGAAGACGCCGTCGCGCGTCGCCAAAATGTACGCGGAACTGACTGCCGGGTACCATATTGATCCCGACGCGCTGATCAACGAAGCGGTCTTCAGCGTCGGCTACGATGAAATGGTGCTGGTCAAGAATATCGAGTTCTCTAGTCTGTGCGAGCACCATATGCTTCCTTTTATGGGGCGGGTGCACGTCGCGTACATTCCCAACGGCAGAGTCGTGGGGTTGAGCAAGATTCCGCGCATTGTCGAGATGTTCGCGCGGCGCTTGCAGGTGCAGGAACGGATGACAGTACAGATCGCCGATTTTATCAATCAGCGGCTCGAACCACTGGGCGTGGCGGTCGTCGCCGAGGGCGTTCATATGTGTGCAGTGATGCGCGGTGTCAAGAAAGCCGGCGCCACCATGGTCACATCCGCGATGCGCGGGGTCTTCCGCGATGATCCGAAGACACGCAGTGAGTTCATGGCGCATATCGAGCGGGGATGATCCCGTCGTGGGGGCAGGTCTCAGACCTGCCCCCAGTAAGGGCAGGTCTCAGACCTGCCCTTACTACTACGCGAC
This region includes:
- the folE gene encoding GTP cyclohydrolase I FolE; this encodes MTYHNGNNGHHDHALADVDEREYETLIIQGRGKLEGMSYHSDAAIEDAVRVILKQIGENPEREGLQKTPSRVAKMYAELTAGYHIDPDALINEAVFSVGYDEMVLVKNIEFSSLCEHHMLPFMGRVHVAYIPNGRVVGLSKIPRIVEMFARRLQVQERMTVQIADFINQRLEPLGVAVVAEGVHMCAVMRGVKKAGATMVTSAMRGVFRDDPKTRSEFMAHIERG